From one Psilocybe cubensis strain MGC-MH-2018 chromosome 13, whole genome shotgun sequence genomic stretch:
- a CDS encoding Cohesin subunit psc3, whose amino-acid sequence MSDTPVNSSAPRRSQRDRKTVQPFVSASATKKRRRNDSDTEPDAHASNEVEQPETDDDNNGDDEEGEFETPKGKGSTYKKPKSKTSPKAKSTKKPRIDKPIVHKPPKVTARRGRKPKEGENAYDADQVAKDTKISADNPLFNAIMNPASPLQSSAEDFLQSLQQSPSAALAELINLILRSCGCNDSVDADQAVDFDGIVSTLDDFTEALKLENSPIYPLTSKLPVFKRFRKSLSEWIERLINSASDTGALYSTQMMETLQQWVVSMSSSQIRSFRHTATVIALEAETALCDVAAAVDKEAEVVARQREGEKKRKGAKGTNPRVKELEAKGQDVKRRQNKLKSFIKEFVDGVFVHRFRDLDPNIRAECVRSIGLWLRKYPDHFLDAHYLRYVGWVLSDANNHVRLEAVKALSGVYDQSEYIPSLTLFTERFKSRLLEMATSDIDLSIRVAVIHVLSDIEGHFPLEEEQKEKLCLLLFDEEAKVRKAVSPLVRAVWEEETEEQINKHQKPSDKDKERIGAKVFASLLVKWGKTLDTLAGDAEESEIGDDAREPDDSGNRASRRAHRRKEVIALVGTEDRGRVALAIDALWGEVETVSDWQGLLDLLLLDHSASEQDSQSGAAPRARARPNGKKHNDEFTVDDAWRLEEIEESVLLEVLVASISRAKEESASGKKGEEENVSNEITQALIKGLPRLFIKHQSDQNRIAEILIIPTLMNLDLYLEMRMITAYNSLWDDVIKQFMSHSSAKVLSHAINAIRYFMDATSLSNSNSTKILELEDELSTQLRDTIAGRDELEVASFSEDEVLALGAWCTRLAVLTGTRSMTAWIEEDEGGKQSSAWDIINALVERGRLGYKEEETMIEQALHVLMLHILWKTKGLPAEAEPSPEDIRYKEILTEQRESLLEKLLEYAVGTESNTAEGVKRAAFKHLLDLHILFSSTNAFTPDGTPLPMASMSLTLDDEVQYRCAGYIQAEIERYAEFLDDSSEEDKSQKSDNEDSDKDEAEEEGNDDKLAKVRPKKKVIKEAELNSRDLLEREYLFIDVISTFLRAIRAGTIHIQHGAVILAHYGRLEMAFDTCARVVVDVLREEITMKESPEIIVATLTHALQEAYTLVLDGIVHDESNAVQLAKLVSSCFVVRGSQLSILRRLPAQHIIQVQTNLLSWIGKRIAGYEKNKNKRSLKAAIAFFRVLVPLLGALQSRDALKIKAHMDQVFAEAAVEVPPTSKAWEPQRAYEKRLGTIMAKDNPQVPKVRKSKKKANLGQVSSGEEETEGERTHDEEERPRPKPRRVTRANPDATEDSAGDATGDDQPVTPNARRAIRRKDTPEVVAVEAEEREESPLQSLTPSEGPVEPEELETPKSLKRPREDDDEMNGVNGGEPIDDADDIAAMTDIQVRRKRIRH is encoded by the exons ATGTCCGATACTCCAGTTAACTCGTCAGCGCCGAGGCGCTCTCAGAGAGACAGAAAGACAGTCCAGCCATTTGTTTCGG CCAGTGCCACCAAGAAACGGAGACGAAATGATAGCGACACGGAGCCCGACGCGCATGCATCAAATGAGGTAGAGCAACCGGAAACTGACGACGATAACaatggagacgatgaagaaggtGAATTCGAAACGCCCAAAGGGAAGGGATCAACATACAAGAAGCCAAAAAGCAAAACGTCTCCAAAAGCAAAATCAACTAAGAAGCCGCGCATCGACAAGCCTATCGTGCATAAACCACCCAAAGTAACAGCGCGTAGGGGAAGAAAACCGAAAGAAGGGGAAAACGCGTACGATGCAGATCAGGTTGCAAAAGACACGAAAATTTCAGCCGATAATCCTCTTTTTA ATGCTATCATGAATCCAGCTTCTCCTCTCCAATCTAGTGCAGAGGACTTTCTTCAATCCCTACAACAATCACCTAGCGCTGCCTTGGCCGAACTCATCAACCTGATTCTCCGTTCCTGTGGTTGCAACGACTCGGTTGATGCCGACCAAGCTGTTGACTTCGATGGTATTGTAAGTACGCTTGACGATTTTACGGAGGCTTTGAAGTTG GAAAATTCACCAATATACCCACTTACCTCCAAATTACCTGTTTTTAAACGATTTCGCAAATCGCTGTCGGAATGGATAGAGAGGCTGATTAACTCTGCCTCGGATACCGGTGCGCTGTATTCAACTCAAATGATGGAAACTCTGCAACAATGGGTCGTCTCAATGTCATCTTCACAAATTCGAAGTTTCCGACATACTGCTACTGTCATTGCGCTAGAGGCGGAAACGGCACTTTGTGACGTCGCTGCTGCCGTCGATAAAGAAGCCGAGGTCGTTGCACGCCagcgagaaggagaaaagaagCGCAAAGGTGCCAAGGGCACTAATCCAAGGGTGAAGGAATTGGAAGCAAAGGGGCAAGATGTCAAGCGGCGGCAGAATAAATTGAAGTCCTTCATCAAGGAATTTGTCGATGG CGTCTTCGTGCACCGGTTCCGTGACCTTGACCCCAACATTCGTGCAGAATGTGTTCGCTCCATTGGCTTGTGGTTGAGGAAATACCCAGATCACTTCCTAGATGCCCATTATCTGCGTTATGTCGGATGGGTTTTGTCTGATGCGAACAACCATGTACGACTGGAAGCCGTGAAAGCTCTTTCTGGAGTTTACGACCAATCCGAATATATCCCATCCCTCACCCTTTTCACTGAACGCTTCAAGTCTCGCCTCCTCGAAATGGCCACATCTGATATTGACCTTTCCATTCGAGTAGCGGTGATCCATGTCCTGAGTGATATCGAAGGACATTTTCctctggaagaagaacaaaaggAGAAACTTTGTCTTCTGTTGTTCGATGAAGAGGCCAAGGTTCGAAAGGCTGTTAGCCCACTCGTGCGTGCGgtttgggaagaagaaacagaGGAACAAATCAACAAACACCAAAAGCCGAGcgataaagataaagaacGAATAGGTGCTAAAGTTTTCGCCTCACTATTGGTGAAATGGGGCAAGACGCTAGATACCCTAGCAGGAGACGCTGAAGAATCTGAAATTGGTGATGATGCTAGGGAGCCAGACGACAGTGGTAACAGAGCGTCACGTCGTGCGCACAGGCGAAAAGAGGTTATTGCTTTGGTAGGAACAGAGGATCGCGGCCGTGTGGCGCTAGCCATCGATGCTCTCTGGGGTGAAGTAGAAACCGTGTCGGATTGGCAAGGTCTACTTgatcttcttctgcttgacCACTCAGCATCAGAGCAAGATAGTCAGTCTGGAGCTGCTCCAAGAGCCCGAGCGCGTCCTAATGGCAAAAAACATAATGACGAGTTCACGGTTGACGACGCATGGAGATTGGAAGAGATCGAAGAGAGCGTTCTTCTTGAAGTTCTTGTGGCATCGATATCTCGTGCGAAAGAGGAATCTGCGAGTGGCAAAAAA ggagaagaagaaaatgtaTCCAATGAGATCACTCAAGCTCTAATAAAGGGTCTACCTCGCCTGTTCATCAAACATCAGTCTGACCAAAATCGAATCGCTGAAATTTTAATTATCCCTACTTTAATGAACCTGGATCTCTATCTGGAGATGCGCATGATTACG GCCTACAATAGCTTGTGGGACGACGTCATAAAGCAATTCATGTCTCATTCTTCAGCAAAGGTCCTTTCGCATGCCATAAACGCGATACGCTACTTCATGGATGCAACAAGCTTGTCCAACTCTAACAGTACCAAGATTCTAGAACTTGAAGATGAGCTTTCAACTCAACTCCGTGACACTATTGCTGGCAGAGACGAACTGGAAGTAGCATCTTTTTCAGAAGACGAAGTTCTTGCCCTTGGTGCATGGTGCACAAGATTGGCTGTCTTAACGGGTACCAGGAGTATGACCGCCTGgatcgaagaagacgagggcGGAAAACAGAGTAGTGCTTGGGATATTATCAACGCTCTTGTTGAACGTGGTAGACTGGGTTATAAAGAAGAGGAAACG ATGATTGAACAAGCGTTACATGTGCTTATGCTCCACATATTGTGGAAAACGAAGGGGTTGCCAGCTGAGGCAGAACCTTCGCCAGAAGATATTCGGTATAAAGAAATTCTTACTGAACAACGGGAATCTCTTCTTGAGAAATTGCTCGAGTATGCGGTTGGTACCGAATCAAATACGGCAGAAGGTGTTAAACGCGCT GCTTTTAAGCACCTACTCGATTTGCATATTTTGTTTTCCTCAACAAACGCATTTACCCCTGACGGGACGCCACTTCCCATGGCTTCAATGTCTTTAACTCTTGATGACGAGGTTCAATATCGTTGTGCAGGATATATTCAGGCAGAGATAGAGCGTTATGCCGAATTCTTGGATGACAGTTCAGAGGAAGACAAATCCCAGAAGAGCGACAATGAGGACAGCGACAAAGAtgaggcagaggaagaaggcaATGATGACAAACTTGCAAAAGTCAGACCAAAGAAGAAGGTTATCAAAGAAG CCGAGCTTAACTCCAGAGATTTGCTGGAAAGAGAGTATTTGTTCATCGATGTTATATCTACTTTCCTTCGCGCTATTCGAGCAGGGACCATCCATATACAACACGGAGCCGTCATTCTAGCTCATTACGGCCGTCTTGAAATGGCTTTTGATACATGTGCGAGGGTTGTCGTTGATGTGCTTCGGGAAGAAATCACCATGAAGGAATCTCCTGAAATCATTGTGGCGACATTGACCCACGCGCTGCAAGAG GCGTACACTCTTGTATTGGATGGTATTGTTCATGACGAAAGCAATGCCGTGCAGTTAGCGAAGCTGGTCTCGTCCTGCTTCGTGGTTCGTGGAAGTCAACTTTCCATTTTACGTCGATTGCCAGCACAACATATCATCCAAGTTCAGACCAATCTACTGTCATGGATTGGGAAGCGCATTGCTGGCTatgaaaagaacaaaaacaagaGGTCTTTGAAAGCTGCTATCGCTTTCTTTAGAGTGCTTGTTCCTCTTTTGGGCGCACTCCAAAGTCGTGATGCGCTAAAGAT TAAAGCGCACATGGATCAAGTTTTCGCAGAGGCGGCAGTAGAAGTACCTCCTACTTCTAAGGCATGGGAACCCCAGCGTGCATATGAGAAACGCCTAGGGACCATCATGGCAAAGGATAATC CTCAAGTCCCGAAGGTCAGAAAATCGAAGAAAAAGGCTAATCTAGGCCAAGTTTCAAGTGGCGAAGAGGAGACGGAAGGCGAGCGGACTCATGACGAGGAAGAACGTCCTCGGCCAAAACCTCGTCGGGTCACAAGAGCAAACCCTGATGCTACCGAAGACAGTGCGGGAGATGCTACAGGTGATGATCAGCCGGTTACACCTAATGCACGTAGAGCGATCCGACGCAAGGATACACCAGAAGTTGTTGCAGTTGAAGCGGAAGAACGAGAAGAATCGCCTCTCCAATCTCTTACACCTTCGGAAGGACCAGTGGAACCCGAGGAGTTGGAGACACCCAAATCGCTTAAGCGCCCCAGagaggatgacgatgagaTGAATGGTGTCAATGGGGGGGAACCCATTGACGATGCTGACGATATTGCAGCGATGACAGATATTCAAGTACGACGGAAACGTATCCGACACTGA
- a CDS encoding Protein phosphatase 2C-like protein C10F6.17c (Protein phosphatase 2C homolog C10F6.17c): protein MTVGQTIVPIFDLPEDLQIHVVQYQHTERPIEDRYSVNLSDDGRRLLIGVYDGHGGPETADHISQILPSRLLAHPSSQHAEQFELLDNSMISNFKKDHSIFRRRSSNWVHNAQLMKSGSAALVLDVDLSNLSASYANLGDCRLVLCDSNSSQKAVSFCTTDLNMNTPSERERLIQEHPKEDYLNVGGRLFGRLMCTRGFGDGYYKLPKGIFGSSLHRKYIDTISSIERKGKIPMNAQYASLFYAYKTPPYITAWPDTGNLQLKKGDVVILATDGLWDLVSTEDATRIVLQGMAEQENNLAKFLLEMVKATISIGDDVTILVYRA from the exons ATGACTGTCGGGCAAACCATAGTACCGATTTTTGACCTTCCGGAGGACCTGCAAATTCATGTTGTCCAGTACCAACATACGGAGCGTCCAATTGAGGATAGATATTCGGTGAATCTGTCCGACGATGGCCGTCGTCTCCTGATTGGCGTTTACGATG GTCATGGCGGGCCAGAGACAGCGGATCATATTAGCCAGATTCTTCCGTCCCGATTACTTGCGCACCCATCGAGTCAACACGCCGAGCAATTTGAACTGCTGGACAACTCCATGAtatcaaatttcaaaaaGGACCATTCCATCTTTCGAAGGAGATCCTCTAATTGGGTCCATAATGCTCAGCTTATGAAATCAGGTAGCGCTGCTCTGGTTTTGGATGTCGATCTCTCGAATCTCTCTGCAAGTTATGCCAATCTGGGTGACTGTCGCCTTGTCCTATGTGATTCTAATTCTAGCCAGAAAGCGGTGTCGTTCTGTACGACTGATCTCAATATGAATACTCCATCTGAACGAGAAAGACTTATTCAGGAGCATCCTAAAGAAGATTACTTAAATGTTGGAGGCCGTCTTTTTGGCAGACTTATGTGCACCCGAG GGTTTGGAGATGGATATTATAAGCTTCCGAAAGGGATTTTCGGCAGCTCTCTGCACAGAAAATATATCGATACCATTTcttcgatagaaagaaagGGTAAAATTCCTATGAACGCTCAATATGCCTCTCTGTTTTATGCGTATAAGACACCACCATATATAACAGCTTGGCCTGACACCGGAAACTTGCAATTAAAGAAAGGCGATGTTGTTATCTTGGCAACAGATGGCCTTTGGGATTTGGTCTCAACTGAGGATGCGACTCGGATCGTCCTCCAGGGAATGGCGGAACAGGAGAACAACCTTGCTAAATTCCTACTTGAAATGGTCAAAGCTACTATATCAATTGGAGACGACGTCACTATCCTAGTCTACCGGGCATGA